The Crocinitomicaceae bacterium genomic interval TGGTCAGGTTGGTCATAATGAGGCAAGACAATATTACAATAACTCTGAAAGCCCTTTGATTTTATTGCCGTGATGTTTAATCTCTTGATGATATTTTGTGATGAGGTGGGTACAATTGGGTATATTAATGCAAATCATCAAAGGGGAATCAACCACAATAACAGACAGTTTATACCCCAACAAACCTAATGTTCCCAATGCCAGAATAACACCAATAAATACAACTGGAAATACAAATGAGCACCACGTTAACTGATCTGAAAAAATAAAGAGTACTAAAGAGGTTACGCCAATGAAGCGCGATGAGAAAACAAGTTCACCCTCAAGTTTTTAGCAACCGCCACTTCGTAAGGTGTGGCATACTGATACCCTTATTTCACCTAACACCGGTTCATGTTCAAAGCAATTTCTTCTACCTTAATAAGCTCTTTTTAGGAGTTTTCACATTTGCTATGATGCCTTCATCAACAAATGCCATCAAAAGAGAGGTGTTTGTTTCAGGGTTATAGATCAAAATCTTTTTACAGGGTTTGAGCGAATGATTTTTGAGACTATCTACCTCGCTTGTGTTTGAGGTTTTGATCTCACTACTTTGTCAAAGAAAACTTTTCATTTACAGTATCTTTGCCAATTGGTAAAGATGTTGCTTCCAGAAAAAATAGAATCTATGCATCTGATTTTGCTACTTCAAGTCCAAATTCGAAGCATTAATTGCTTTCAAGTCGAATAAAGATCCCCTCTGTTTGGCAGCAAAAATTAAAAGTGATTCACTACCTGCCAAAACTGCTTTTCACTAATTCGTAATCACGTTTTGGTTCAGAATCTTTAAGTAACATGGTTCCATAGCGCTGTCCATTTTGATTTTGCAAACGCAAAATATCCAAAGAATGCTGTAAGTAAAAATATTGCAATCAGAATGGCAAAATCCGATAGCGCAAAATCATTTGTGAAATTTTGAAAACCACATGCTGTGCCGAACTTGAATTTCAAAAGTAATATAAATCAATGAATCAAAGACGTTTTAGACAAGGATTCTTTTTATCAGAAAGCATTATATTCTTGTGGATTTAACGCAACCCCTTTACAGAGTTCAAAAGTAAGATGAGGCCCTGAAGTGTTTTCACCTGTGTTGCTCTACTATTCCAAGTGGATCACCGGTTAATTGGCGATCTCCTTGTGTTTTTAATAATACTGAACAGTGTTTGTAAACCGATAATTCATTGTTGTGTTGCACAATCAGAATGTTGCCCTCACCCGGAACCCAAGTGGCAACCACTACAGTTCCATCAAGACAGGCTTTACCGGCTCATCAGCCACAGTACTACATCAACACCAAAGTGATCTTTAGCCGCTTGAATGATTGTGAAATCTGACCGTTCACCGGGTAAAGAAAATCTACCGCAACTCTCGGATTTCCCGTTGGAACTGATTTTGGTTTTCCATTTGCTCTCTGAACAAACTGTCTTCAGCTGATCTTGAAAAATCAGGTTTATAATTTACATACGTAGTGTCTTGCTTTTGAAGATAAAGACTGTCATCAAATGGTTCATCAGTGAGTATATGTTTAATGTCTCGTAGAAAATATCATTTTTATTGGTCATTTGGTATAATGAATCAATGGTTTTATTCTGCTGTTCCAGCATCAGTCTTGTTTCATCAGCTGATTGCGTGCTAACAATGGTGCTGAGTGAAGTATACCTGAATAAAATCATCACAGTAACAATCACCAGCAAAGTGTAAAATATAATTACTGAAAGAATGGTCATAGAAGATACCGAGAAACTCCACTTCTCATGGTAGGTGGTATCATCCATATAAGTGAGCTTATGCTTTTCACGCATGCGCTCAATGATTTGTCCTATTTTCTCAGTCCATTTCAAGATGGACAAAAATACCGAATTTAATTACACCTTAGAATACAAGATATTCTGCCTGATCTTTGTCATCTGAAACTCAGTGCTGAAAAATATGTTAAAGCATATCCGCAGCCTGCTGAAAGGATTTAATATTCAAAGTCACAGTCGGTGTCTTTTAAAATCATCTGATAGTTGAATCAATGGTTCATACATTTGGCTCGTTTTTTGCTTACATTTGAACAACCATTTACTTGATTTGACGTTATATATACTAAACAGGCAAATCAACTAACTGCTAAAAAAAACACCCGATTTCTGAAAAGTCTGATTCACATATCTTTCCTCAGCATGCTGCTGCTTGTTCAAGTTCAGGTATACGGACAATTAACTACCTCAACTTCCATGACGCCGACACAACTGGTAGAAAACGTGCTTGTGGGCAGTGGAGTAGCAGTGTCAAACGTAATGTATAACGGACACCCTGAAGCAATTGGCTCTTTTACCGGTACAGGCACTAATCTTGGATTAAGTAACGGAATACTATTAACCACAGGTACAGTTTTAAATTCAGGTGGATTTTTTGGAGGTAATGGTCCGCACGGCCCTAATGACAGTGGAAGTGCCGGCATTGATAATGGAGAACCCGGTTATACTCCGCTCACTACACTTGCCGGAGCCTCAACATATAATGCTGCCATTCTTGAATTTGATTTGGTGCCACAAAGGGACAGTGTGAAGTTCAGAAATGTTTTTGGTTCTGATGAATATCCTGAATAGGTTGACGGCGGTTTTAATGATGCATTTGCTTTTTTTCATCACGGGTCCGGGCTTTGGAGGTACTTATAATATGGCTAATATTCCCGGCGGCGTGGTGTGGTTTCAATTGACAACATCAACAACGGAACATCCAATACTGGGCCTTGCCAGAATTGTACATACTACGTCAACAACGGTACAGGATCTAATGCACCATACAACGGCAGTAGTTTTTACATTCAGTATGATGGCTTCACGGTAGTGATGGAAGCTAAAGCAGATGTTCAATGTGGTGAGACCTATCACTTGGTAATTGCTATTGCAGATGCGGGTGATGGCGCTTATGATTCAGGAATTTTTTTGGAAGCAAACTCACTCGCAAGTTTTGCGCCCATTGAAATTAATGGAGACTTAACCAATGATCATTTTGGTAATAATTATCAGATGGCTGAAGGATGTGAATCAGTTACTGTAACGGTTAGTCGTCCTGCATCCATGGCGGCGGCAGCTGAAAGTATTCCAATCACTGTATTAGGCACCGCAACTGAAGGAGTTGATTATTCCAACATTCCACCATCAGTAAATTTTGCTGCCGGACAAACTACCGTGACCTTCACAGTTGATGCTTTTTCTGACGCATTGGCTGAAGGAGATGAAACTATTATTATTCAATTGAATCAGCCTGATCCATGTGGTACAAGTACTTTTATTTCTCTTGATCTTGTCATAAAAAATACAGCGCCTTTACAAGTGAGTATACCAGGTCACTCGTTGCATTGCCCCGGTGAAGAAGTTACTTTGAATGCCACTGTCACCGGTGGAATTGAACCTTATACTTTCTCTTGGACAACAGGTGAAACTACAGAAGACATCCTTGTTGCTCCATTATCAACCACCACATATACACTCACGGCAACTGATATCTGTATTGGTACACCGGCAAATGGATCAGCGGTTGTTACCGTTCCGGTTTATCCGCCAATCAGCATAATCACTTCGCCTGATACGTCAGTACTTTGTCCTAATACTCCGGTTGTTCTTTACGCTGAGGCTTCAGGCGGTGAAGGTTCCTTTACTTATACATGGATGGATGGAACAACTACCATTGGCACCGGTCCTGTAGTTACTGTTTCTCCTATGGTTACAACTACCTACATTGTTATGATTGAAGATGGTTGCGGATCTCCAACGCAAACGAATATAACTGTTACGGTGATTGCATCCGTGTTAGAATTAATTATGTCACCTGATCAATTGATTTGTCCGGGTGATACGGCCAATATTTTTGTGATTGCATCTGAAGGTTTGGGTAACTATACTTACTATTGGTATCATTCAGGTGAAACAACTTCTTCTGTAATGGTGTCGCCTAATTATACTCACACGTATACCGTCGCTGTTGAAGATGATTGTCACACCTATCATATTGATGGCTCAACCATAGTTGAGGTAGTAAGACCTCATGCAAATTTTGGTGTTCTCACCAATGAACCTATGGTTGATTTACCCGTGGCATTCCAAAATTTATCCAGCGGAGGAGTTGCTTGGGAATGGTATTTTGACAACGGAGATTTTTCTACTAATAATTCTCCTTTGACTACATATAGCCATTGGGGATGGTATGATGTTACCCTTGTTGCATTCAATGAGATTGGTTGTACTGATACGGTAACAAAACCAATTTACATCAAACCTGAATTCTATTTCTATGCGCCAAATAGCTTTACACCAAACGCTGACCGCTTCAATAATTATTATGAGGTAAGTGTGATTGGTGCAACTGACTTTTTATTCCAGATTTATGATCGTTGGGGAAATTTAATTTACGAAACCACCGATCAGTATTTCCGTTGGGATGGCACGTATAATAATCAAGTAGCGTTTGATGGTGTTTTTGTTTATAAGGCAAGAGTTGTTGATCGTGAATTAATGCCACATGAATACGTTGGTCACATTACCGTTCTCAGGTAATTAAAAAAATCACTTTATTTTGAATTTCTATTTTTAGTTGAAATTAAAACTAGAAATTGCTTTTCACTTTTTTCAAAGCGGAAGAAGGCAATTGATACTCATTTGCATTCAGCAGATTATTGTACATTTGAATGATAATTGTTATTGAGGATGCATCACTTTTTTTACCGGTTTTTTTTTGCCTATAGTTTGTTTGCTTTTGTGTTCTTCTCATGTGGCGGAGAATCAAACAGTGTTGAGCAACATGAAGCGGGAATTGACAGCACCTCATTTTGGGCTGATTCTATTTTTGGTAATCTTACACAAGAACAAGCATACAATCAACACCTCATCTTTGAAATTCCTGATCATTACCAACAGGCCATAGATAGTTTTGCTAATTGGGTTGTGGAACATCAACCTGGCGCTCTTCATTTGATAAATTGGAATACAGACAGCATTCAAAGACTAAAAAATATACTTGATACACACCAACTGGTTCAGCCATTTTTCTACGCTGATTATACTGAAATAACAAATACCATTTCATACCCATGGTGGGAGGCAAACAAAGATGC includes:
- a CDS encoding choice-of-anchor L domain-containing protein, which encodes MLLLVQVQVYGQLTTSTSMTPTQLVENVLVGSGVAVSNVMYNGHPEAIGSFTGTGTNLGLSNGILLTTGTVLNSGGFFGGNGPHGPNDSGSAGIDNGEPGYTPLTTLAGASTYNAAILEFDLVPQRDSVKFRNVFGSDEYPE
- a CDS encoding choice-of-anchor L domain-containing protein, whose amino-acid sequence is MVSIDNINNGTSNTGPCQNCTYYVNNGTGSNAPYNGSSFYIQYDGFTVVMEAKADVQCGETYHLVIAIADAGDGAYDSGIFLEANSLASFAPIEINGDLTNDHFGNNYQMAEGCESVTVTVSRPASMAAAAESIPITVLGTATEGVDYSNIPPSVNFAAGQTTVTFTVDAFSDALAEGDETIIIQLNQPDPCGTSTFISLDLVIKNTAPLQVSIPGHSLHCPGEEVTLNATVTGGIEPYTFSWTTGETTEDILVAPLSTTTYTLTATDICIGTPANGSAVVTVPVYPPISIITSPDTSVLCPNTPVVLYAEASGGEGSFTYTWMDGTTTIGTGPVVTVSPMVTTTYIVMIEDGCGSPTQTNITVTVIASVLELIMSPDQLICPGDTANIFVIASEGLGNYTYYWYHSGETTSSVMVSPNYTHTYTVAVEDDCHTYHIDGSTIVEVVRPHANFGVLTNEPMVDLPVAFQNLSSGGVAWEWYFDNGDFSTNNSPLTTYSHWGWYDVTLVAFNEIGCTDTVTKPIYIKPEFYFYAPNSFTPNADRFNNYYEVSVIGATDFLFQIYDRWGNLIYETTDQYFRWDGTYNNQVAFDGVFVYKARVVDRELMPHEYVGHITVLR